From Nerophis lumbriciformis linkage group LG11, RoL_Nlum_v2.1, whole genome shotgun sequence, one genomic window encodes:
- the LOC133610133 gene encoding uncharacterized protein, producing MAGVAGLVLMLLLCPCPAPLCGLARAQDPLEDHDKVEEAFADGDDAGGEEQVVEDDRAASDEHEEEDEEEEEEDKEVDENIEEEEESEEEETTEEEELEEDPSLEEETAQEETPDDEEAPEDVDTEEGEEDDEEGREAESVEEETQEEELAAEEEDGEDMDEEQESEEEEEENDEDKDDDSAETDTQRFHSGSLCSVCSICEHCSSKCDECPCEEGDESSHCERCQECSSCYLCPILCDTVCTPGGLVDELTASIFQTVASLL from the exons ATGGCGGGTGTGGCGGGTCTTGTCCTGATGCTGTTGCTTTGCCCGTGCCCGGCGCCGCTGTGTGGCCTGGCGCGGGCTCAGGACCCCCTGGAGGACCACGATAAAGTTGAGGAGGCGTTTGCAGATGGAGATGATGCTGGGGGAGAGGAGCAGGTAGTGGAGGATGATAGAGCTGCAAGTGATGAACATGAAGAGGAagacgaggaggaggaagaagaagataaGGAGGTGGATGAAAACATTGAGGAGGAAGAAGAGAGTGAGGAAGAGGAAACCACTGAGGAAGAAGAGCTGGAAGAGGACCCCAGTCTGGAAGAGGAGACGGCACAGGAAGAGACGCCTGATGACGAGGAAGCTCCTGAGGACGTGGACaccgaagaaggagaagaagatgaCGAAGAGGGAAGGGAAGCCGAGTCGGTAGAAGAAGAGACGCAGGAGGAGGAGTTAGCGGCTGAGGAAGAGGATGGTGAGGACATGGATGAAGAGCAGGAGtctgaggaggaggaagaggagaatgATGAAG ACAAAGACGATGACTCGGCCGAGACCGACACACAGCGCTTCCATTCAGGCTCTCTGTGCAGTGTTTGCTCCATCTGCGAG CATTGTTCCAGCAAGTGTGACGAGTGTCCATGTGAGGAGGGCGACGAATCGTCTCACTGTGAACGCTGCCAA GAATGCTCCTCTTGCTACCTTTGCCCCATACTGTGTGACACCGTCTGCACGCCAG GCGGTCTTGTTGATGAGCTTACAGCCTCCATCTTTCA GACTGTGGCCTCTTTACTGTAA